A window from Candidatus Nitrospira neomarina encodes these proteins:
- a CDS encoding spermidine synthase — MTQSSLPRWWCFATAFSTGAVVMALEILGSRLLAPVFGSSLYVWGALIGVVLAAMSSGYAAGGWLADRYAPQRVLAGLLLLSGAWTLLLAWVGQPVVFGVAQWIQDPRWGPCFAAGVLLAVPAFGLSGVLPALLRLAIGDMGHLGRHTGGMIAVSTIGSLIGTWGTSFYLLTWLGSATLVAILGVVQVCLGLWWTFKVGILQPSLQALLLTAIAGMTWMGFHPVSILPPAIYQEDSPYQQVRVSENDLFRYLILDNTFHAVMWKATPESLALPYSQVMMGVLPIVENPKRGLILGHGGGSLAKWLGKNWPDLELDVVEMDPSVVRAAERYFGYTPPLNHHVYVEDARTFLRNNPFQYDVVWVDVFARHLIPFHVTTQEFFEELRKHVHPEGAVAVNLASSDSPANVRRAQAVLTTMQLAFPDVVSYGVAGPEWLDTKKGSVNLIFFGGKPVSVMRDSQFLDVLARQMNRDRFPPEGFALFMSQEPVLLAPGQILTDDFSPLDLLQGEG; from the coding sequence TTGACTCAATCCAGTCTGCCACGATGGTGGTGCTTTGCGACGGCGTTCTCGACCGGTGCGGTGGTGATGGCGTTGGAAATTTTAGGAAGCCGACTTCTCGCGCCGGTTTTTGGCAGTTCGCTATATGTCTGGGGCGCGCTGATTGGGGTGGTCCTGGCTGCCATGAGCAGTGGCTATGCCGCTGGAGGCTGGCTGGCTGATCGATATGCTCCGCAGCGGGTGTTGGCTGGGCTGTTGTTGCTGTCCGGCGCTTGGACCTTGTTATTGGCATGGGTAGGGCAGCCCGTCGTTTTTGGAGTGGCCCAATGGATTCAGGATCCTCGCTGGGGGCCATGTTTTGCAGCCGGTGTGCTATTGGCGGTTCCGGCATTTGGATTGAGCGGCGTTCTCCCGGCCCTCTTGCGTTTGGCTATCGGGGATATGGGGCATCTTGGACGTCATACCGGTGGCATGATTGCGGTTTCAACCATTGGCAGCCTCATCGGAACGTGGGGGACGTCCTTTTATCTTTTAACCTGGCTGGGTAGTGCTACATTAGTCGCTATCTTGGGCGTGGTCCAGGTATGTCTTGGTCTATGGTGGACATTCAAAGTTGGAATACTCCAGCCGAGTCTACAGGCCCTGCTTCTTACGGCGATAGCGGGAATGACCTGGATGGGTTTTCATCCGGTCAGCATTTTGCCACCGGCCATTTATCAGGAGGATAGCCCGTACCAACAGGTTAGAGTGAGTGAAAATGATTTATTCCGTTATCTCATTTTGGACAATACCTTCCACGCGGTGATGTGGAAAGCGACTCCGGAATCTCTTGCCTTGCCCTATAGCCAAGTCATGATGGGTGTGTTGCCAATTGTCGAGAATCCTAAGCGAGGATTGATTTTAGGCCATGGCGGAGGATCATTGGCAAAGTGGCTAGGAAAGAACTGGCCGGATTTGGAATTAGATGTGGTCGAAATGGATCCGTCTGTTGTTCGGGCCGCTGAACGGTATTTTGGTTATACGCCACCGCTCAACCATCATGTTTATGTGGAGGATGCGCGCACCTTTTTACGAAATAATCCTTTCCAGTATGATGTGGTGTGGGTCGATGTGTTTGCCAGGCATCTTATTCCGTTCCATGTGACGACTCAGGAATTCTTTGAAGAATTACGAAAGCATGTGCACCCGGAAGGCGCGGTTGCAGTTAATCTGGCGTCTTCCGATTCGCCCGCGAATGTTCGTCGTGCTCAAGCGGTGTTGACCACGATGCAACTGGCGTTTCCTGATGTGGTGTCCTACGGTGTCGCGGGCCCTGAATGGTTGGATACAAAAAAAGGTTCCGTGAACCTGATTTTTTTTGGTGGAAAACCTGTCTCCGTTATGCGTGATTCGCAGTTTTTGGATGTTCTGGCTCGTCAGATGAATCGGGATCGATTTCCGCCAGAAGGGTTTGCATTATTCATGTCACAGGAGCCGGTCCTTCTGGCTCCTGGTCAGATTCTGACTGATGATTTCTCTCCGCTAGATTTACTTCAAGGTGAAGGGTGA
- the murJ gene encoding murein biosynthesis integral membrane protein MurJ has product MSQSAQPPPVPSSPQGETQRISRAAGLIGGATFCSRILGFIRDVTLANLFGANASADAFYIAYRIPNLLRELFAEGSMSSAFIPVFTEYHSTRSKQETWELASAAFTTLLTLVTLVTLLGIVAAPSLVWLLAPGLHDQANQLATTTLLTQIMFPYLLFVSLAALAMGILNSLHSFAVPALAPVFFNLCVIFFAVAISPLFDQAILAVAIGIVVGGLAQFLMQLPSLHKHDFPLSWNFHPRHPGVKRMGFLLIPSLLGLAVTQINLTISTILASYFQGGPTYLFYGMRLIQFPLGIFGVAMATAILPTLSGQAARGAIHELRETVNFGLRMVLFIILPSMVGLILLRIPIIHVFFEHGAFTAMDTAGTASALFGFSIGLWAFASYRILATAFYSLQDTKTPAIVAVASVGLNIGLSLWLMQWLQYTGLALATACAAMGNTLILLTILGNRLQGLLWKTLGLSLVRTGIALLPLIAVSLWIAGFPLWQTIGQSLEKVAWLIVALVTSTIGYFSVHHVFKSEELTHLTLMLRRRIRKASSTT; this is encoded by the coding sequence ATGTCTCAATCAGCTCAACCTCCACCAGTCCCGTCATCTCCTCAAGGAGAGACCCAACGTATTAGCCGTGCGGCCGGGCTGATCGGCGGAGCTACTTTCTGTAGTCGGATTCTCGGATTTATTCGAGATGTCACTCTCGCCAATCTGTTTGGCGCCAACGCTTCAGCAGACGCCTTTTACATCGCCTATCGAATTCCCAATCTGTTGCGAGAACTTTTTGCGGAAGGGTCCATGTCTTCCGCCTTTATCCCGGTGTTCACCGAATATCATTCGACCCGCTCCAAGCAGGAAACCTGGGAATTAGCCAGCGCAGCATTCACCACGCTCCTGACGCTCGTAACCCTTGTCACCTTACTGGGCATCGTTGCCGCTCCGAGTCTCGTCTGGCTTCTTGCGCCAGGCCTCCATGATCAAGCGAATCAACTCGCCACGACCACGCTCCTCACACAGATCATGTTTCCCTATTTACTCTTCGTGAGCCTTGCGGCCCTGGCCATGGGAATACTTAATTCCCTCCATTCATTTGCCGTTCCGGCCCTGGCTCCTGTCTTTTTTAATCTGTGTGTCATTTTCTTTGCAGTAGCCATTTCCCCGTTATTTGATCAGGCGATTCTGGCTGTAGCCATTGGCATTGTGGTGGGAGGGCTCGCTCAATTCCTCATGCAATTACCCAGTTTACACAAGCATGATTTCCCATTGTCCTGGAATTTTCATCCGCGCCACCCCGGCGTGAAACGAATGGGGTTTCTGCTCATTCCTTCCCTGTTAGGCTTAGCTGTGACCCAAATCAATCTCACCATCAGCACGATTTTAGCTTCGTATTTTCAAGGGGGCCCCACGTATCTGTTTTATGGAATGCGACTCATTCAATTCCCATTAGGGATTTTTGGTGTGGCAATGGCCACAGCCATTTTGCCAACCTTATCCGGCCAAGCAGCCCGTGGGGCCATTCATGAACTACGGGAAACGGTAAATTTCGGGTTACGCATGGTGCTATTTATCATTCTTCCATCAATGGTTGGGCTGATCCTATTACGCATACCCATAATTCATGTGTTTTTCGAGCATGGCGCCTTTACGGCCATGGACACAGCTGGAACCGCTTCGGCCCTTTTCGGATTTTCAATCGGATTGTGGGCATTCGCCAGTTATCGAATTCTGGCAACCGCATTTTATTCCCTTCAAGATACGAAAACACCCGCCATCGTGGCTGTAGCGTCGGTTGGCCTCAACATTGGGCTGTCATTATGGCTTATGCAATGGCTTCAATACACCGGATTAGCCCTGGCGACCGCATGTGCCGCAATGGGGAACACCCTTATCTTACTGACCATTTTGGGGAACCGCCTTCAGGGGTTACTGTGGAAGACCCTCGGCCTATCTTTGGTCCGCACAGGAATAGCCCTTCTCCCTCTCATCGCCGTTTCTCTCTGGATTGCAGGATTCCCGCTATGGCAGACAATAGGGCAGAGCCTCGAAAAAGTTGCCTGGTTGATTGTGGCGCTTGTCACAAGCACGATTGGATATTTTTCCGTTCACCATGTATTCAAGTCAGAGGAACTCACCCACCTGACGCTCATGTTGCGAAGAAGGATACGCAAAGCATCTTCTACAACGTAA
- the dtd gene encoding D-aminoacyl-tRNA deacylase has product MIAVIQRVTQASVTVESQVIAHINRGLVILLGVAKGDTEQDVSFMVQKIPRLRIFTDVQGKMTDALQDINGELLLISQFTLLANTGKGRRPSFELAAPPEEARVRYQELLEQFRALDLSVQAGIFGKTMVVSLDNDGPMTLILDSRAGKGVNKVKNLLHQTDRHT; this is encoded by the coding sequence ATGATTGCCGTTATTCAACGCGTCACACAGGCTTCAGTCACCGTGGAGAGCCAAGTCATCGCCCATATCAACCGGGGGCTTGTCATTCTGCTAGGTGTGGCTAAAGGGGACACCGAACAAGACGTGTCCTTCATGGTCCAAAAAATTCCTCGCCTACGAATTTTCACGGACGTACAAGGGAAAATGACCGATGCCCTTCAAGACATCAATGGCGAACTCCTCCTGATCTCTCAATTTACCTTACTGGCTAATACAGGAAAAGGACGACGCCCAAGTTTTGAATTGGCAGCGCCTCCCGAAGAAGCACGTGTGCGATACCAGGAATTACTGGAACAATTCCGAGCCCTGGATCTATCTGTACAAGCAGGAATATTTGGTAAGACCATGGTCGTGTCACTGGACAATGACGGTCCCATGACCCTCATCCTGGACAGCAGGGCAGGCAAAGGAGTAAATAAGGTTAAGAACCTCTTACATCAGACCGATAGACATACATAA
- a CDS encoding sensor domain-containing diguanylate cyclase yields the protein MTPELEKKLQSCPSLPSPTNVAIQIINLANEPEIDLYSFIRILNCDPALASKILRIANSPLYPYCKKVESLQQAVLVLGLNATISLALSFSLMKSLQTSRGTGLDYGLYWKRALLAGTASRVLGTACGLAEIEELYLSSLMQDLGMLALDQVFPDLYNPPELDQTSHARIISHESQILGVNHAAVGSWLLTQWNFPDRLRLAVAGSDDPSRIPQGDERAKFVYCVSLSGKIAEIFLRDSHGTYLQAVREDAHTSLNLSSAGLMEVLEATQGLLPETEKIFRTDLETWTEPQVILEKAREALVLRSLQTLKEVQELQQNNAAMEAKFHNLEEIHRHDPLTGALARASLDKYLEASFKQALANKECLTLVFGDLDKFKSVNDTYGHQAGDMVLQSTAHLLRSNLRTTDSVGRYGGEEFVLILPKASSTTAIMVCERILSAFRNTTHEIAEDKRINVTISLGIATHTPDQPYPTITDLLHDADEAVYYSKIHGGNRHTSYDKIQTEQSV from the coding sequence ATGACACCAGAACTTGAAAAGAAATTACAATCCTGCCCAAGTCTTCCAAGCCCGACAAACGTCGCCATCCAAATCATCAACTTAGCCAATGAACCGGAAATCGACCTCTACAGTTTCATCAGAATTCTCAATTGTGACCCGGCACTGGCTAGTAAAATCCTACGAATCGCCAATTCTCCTTTATACCCATATTGCAAGAAAGTTGAAAGTCTTCAACAAGCAGTGTTGGTCCTTGGTCTCAACGCGACAATTTCTCTGGCCCTGTCCTTTTCATTAATGAAATCCCTACAAACCAGTCGGGGAACCGGCTTGGACTATGGGTTGTATTGGAAACGTGCACTTTTGGCAGGAACGGCTAGCCGTGTCCTTGGAACGGCCTGTGGGTTGGCTGAAATTGAAGAGTTATATCTTTCGAGTCTGATGCAAGATTTGGGAATGCTCGCCCTCGATCAGGTGTTTCCTGACCTCTACAATCCCCCTGAACTTGATCAAACATCCCATGCCCGTATCATCTCCCATGAATCCCAGATCCTCGGAGTCAATCATGCTGCCGTGGGGAGTTGGCTCTTGACGCAGTGGAATTTTCCGGATCGGCTCCGATTGGCCGTGGCTGGAAGCGATGACCCCTCTCGCATTCCACAAGGAGATGAACGCGCAAAATTTGTTTATTGTGTGTCGCTGTCAGGGAAAATTGCAGAAATCTTTTTACGCGACTCTCACGGCACCTACCTTCAAGCGGTCAGAGAGGATGCCCATACTTCGCTGAATCTCTCCTCAGCAGGGCTTATGGAAGTATTGGAAGCCACACAAGGACTTCTTCCGGAAACAGAGAAAATATTCCGGACCGACTTAGAAACATGGACCGAACCTCAAGTCATTTTGGAGAAAGCCAGGGAAGCACTTGTTCTCAGAAGCCTTCAAACTCTCAAGGAAGTTCAGGAGCTTCAACAGAATAATGCCGCCATGGAAGCCAAGTTCCACAATTTGGAAGAAATCCACCGTCACGACCCCCTCACCGGGGCATTGGCAAGAGCCTCCCTGGATAAATATTTAGAAGCCTCTTTTAAACAAGCTCTCGCCAACAAAGAATGTTTGACGCTGGTATTTGGAGACTTAGATAAATTTAAATCCGTCAATGATACCTATGGTCACCAGGCAGGGGATATGGTTCTTCAATCTACCGCCCATCTCCTACGATCGAACCTTCGCACGACCGATTCGGTCGGACGCTACGGAGGAGAAGAGTTCGTGCTCATTCTGCCCAAAGCCTCATCAACCACCGCCATCATGGTGTGCGAGAGAATTCTCTCAGCGTTTCGGAACACCACTCATGAAATAGCCGAAGATAAACGCATCAACGTTACCATTTCCCTTGGAATCGCAACCCACACGCCGGATCAACCCTATCCGACAATCACCGATTTACTCCATGATGCAGATGAAGCCGTCTATTATTCCAAAATTCATGGTGGCAACAGACACACCTCCTATGACAAAATACAAACTGAACAATCAGTTTGA
- a CDS encoding isoaspartyl peptidase/L-asparaginase family protein, with amino-acid sequence MPTSALIPTPKVLIHGGAGSRQPTHSQSVCLTEALVKGYECLKTGHSPLDAVESMIRYLEQSGQFNAGRGSLRQLDGIQRMDASIMEGQTLSAGAVAGLKGYLHPICAARRVMTDTDHVLIVGPHANRLARHFGLARLVHRKNSTHLRNKRSSRNTINPKSQALYRQLGMYDTVGAVALDRAGHLAAGASTGGVAVMLPGRVGDTPLIGAGVYADDTAGAISMTGLGESIIRAGMAKHLAILLGLGWTPARAANYALKALVSRIQGEAGCLILDRTGRFAIRHTTPWMSAGYWNGRGKPIVKNRFS; translated from the coding sequence TTGCCTACGTCAGCACTCATCCCGACTCCAAAAGTCCTCATCCACGGGGGCGCAGGCTCCCGACAACCAACCCACAGCCAGTCAGTTTGTCTGACAGAGGCACTCGTGAAGGGATATGAATGCCTCAAGACAGGACATTCACCACTCGATGCGGTAGAAAGCATGATCCGCTACCTGGAACAATCGGGACAGTTTAATGCCGGGAGAGGGTCGCTTCGACAACTCGACGGAATCCAACGGATGGACGCGTCAATCATGGAAGGCCAAACCTTATCGGCCGGTGCCGTCGCAGGACTGAAAGGATACCTTCATCCAATCTGCGCCGCGCGACGGGTCATGACCGACACAGACCATGTATTGATAGTCGGCCCACATGCCAATCGATTGGCTCGGCATTTTGGTCTAGCCCGATTGGTCCATCGGAAGAATTCGACTCACCTGAGGAACAAACGAAGTTCACGAAACACGATTAACCCTAAATCCCAGGCGCTTTACCGTCAGTTAGGAATGTATGACACAGTCGGTGCGGTCGCTCTGGACCGTGCCGGCCATCTGGCCGCAGGGGCCTCAACAGGGGGAGTTGCGGTCATGTTACCTGGCCGTGTTGGAGATACCCCCCTAATCGGCGCGGGAGTGTATGCCGATGATACCGCCGGTGCCATTTCCATGACGGGATTAGGAGAATCCATCATACGAGCCGGCATGGCCAAACATCTAGCTATCCTGCTCGGGCTGGGCTGGACACCTGCAAGAGCGGCCAACTATGCACTCAAGGCACTCGTCAGCCGAATACAGGGGGAGGCAGGATGCCTCATCCTTGATCGCACTGGAAGGTTTGCGATTCGGCATACCACCCCCTGGATGAGCGCCGGGTATTGGAACGGCCGTGGTAAGCCTATAGTCAAAAATCGCTTTTCCTGA
- a CDS encoding VOC family protein: MSSSPFHLSIPVKDIESTKTFYGEGLGCSLGRQSSVAITLNFHGHQIVAHVTEDLGPQQTSIYPRHFGLICRTEEEWNELRNRAQTNSLIFFREPRRRFPDTPLEHLTFFLEDPSHNLLEFKYYFNPNAIFGEETFSQIGDVHERNG; encoded by the coding sequence ATGTCCTCTTCCCCTTTTCATCTCTCCATTCCGGTTAAGGATATCGAATCCACAAAAACATTTTATGGTGAAGGCCTTGGATGCAGTTTGGGCCGCCAGTCTTCCGTCGCCATCACATTAAATTTCCACGGCCACCAAATTGTCGCCCATGTGACCGAGGACCTTGGCCCCCAACAAACAAGTATCTACCCCCGACATTTCGGGCTGATCTGCAGGACGGAAGAGGAGTGGAATGAACTCCGGAATCGGGCCCAAACGAATAGCCTCATATTTTTTCGTGAACCCCGTCGACGATTTCCTGATACTCCTCTCGAACACTTGACGTTTTTCCTGGAGGACCCATCGCATAATTTGCTTGAATTCAAATATTACTTCAATCCGAATGCCATTTTCGGGGAAGAGACTTTTTCCCAAATTGGCGACGTCCATGAACGGAATGGGTAG
- the bcp gene encoding thioredoxin-dependent thiol peroxidase has translation MASKVKKAQTKKKGPVQSKPKVVAKKKAAPKRSSSKSQGLVSGSRNPSTKIKAASTPKTKKPAQQSPRIAATSELQVGDPAPAFSLPDDAGRIVNSSDLRGKKVVVYFYPKDDTPGCTTEACSFRDGIQELRKSGAVVFGVSADSVSSHRKFSNKFQLNFPLLSDESKAMIQAYGVWKEKSMYGRKYMGIERTTVVINEDGTIRNVFPKVKVNGHFTEVLQALR, from the coding sequence ATGGCATCCAAAGTGAAAAAAGCCCAGACTAAAAAGAAGGGGCCGGTACAATCAAAGCCAAAGGTTGTTGCAAAAAAGAAGGCAGCACCCAAGCGTTCCTCATCAAAGAGTCAGGGGCTGGTTTCAGGATCTCGAAATCCCTCAACAAAAATCAAAGCGGCATCTACCCCTAAAACGAAGAAACCGGCTCAACAGAGTCCACGCATAGCGGCGACGTCTGAGTTGCAGGTTGGGGATCCTGCTCCTGCTTTTTCCCTTCCTGATGATGCTGGACGCATTGTGAATTCATCTGATCTTCGAGGAAAAAAAGTGGTGGTATATTTCTACCCGAAAGATGACACGCCCGGATGTACGACAGAAGCCTGTTCGTTTCGGGATGGTATTCAGGAATTGAGAAAGAGCGGGGCGGTCGTGTTCGGCGTGAGTGCGGATTCGGTCTCCTCTCACCGGAAGTTTTCTAATAAATTTCAACTCAATTTTCCCTTGTTAAGCGATGAGTCTAAGGCCATGATTCAGGCCTATGGGGTTTGGAAAGAAAAGTCAATGTATGGCCGGAAATATATGGGGATTGAACGTACGACGGTAGTGATCAATGAAGATGGGACCATAAGGAACGTATTCCCTAAGGTCAAAGTGAACGGGCATTTTACTGAAGTGCTTCAAGCCCTCAGATAG
- a CDS encoding RrF2 family transcriptional regulator — MNKFPIKVTYGIMATIELAKQDRSIPLQAKIIAQRQRIPSRFIEQILQHLKQAGIIRSLRGAQGGYTLAQHPSQISLADLVNSMNGWATEPLLQHGHTNGHSESRQVPNVLLSNIWQQVQEAEQAVLRGISLQKLVEQYQTLETQRCLMYHI; from the coding sequence ATGAACAAGTTTCCGATCAAAGTCACGTATGGGATTATGGCCACAATCGAGCTAGCAAAGCAGGACAGGTCCATTCCGCTTCAAGCCAAAATCATCGCCCAACGACAGAGGATACCCTCTCGATTTATTGAGCAGATCCTTCAGCACTTGAAACAGGCCGGGATCATTAGGAGCCTTCGAGGAGCACAAGGAGGGTATACCCTCGCACAACACCCCAGTCAGATTTCCCTGGCGGATTTAGTCAATTCAATGAATGGTTGGGCGACAGAACCACTGCTGCAACATGGGCACACCAACGGTCATTCGGAAAGCCGACAGGTTCCGAATGTCTTACTTTCAAATATTTGGCAACAGGTTCAAGAGGCGGAGCAGGCAGTTCTGCGTGGCATTTCCTTACAAAAATTGGTCGAACAGTATCAAACGCTCGAAACCCAGCGCTGCCTGATGTATCATATTTAG
- a CDS encoding sulfurtransferase TusA family protein, with amino-acid sequence MNTSPVTTRPPVQTVPIPQEILEEIETFEDEVNRLQSGDTPADVFKPFRLQYGIYGQRQADVQMVRIKIPFGGLNANQLRQVADIADTFATGVGHVTTRQDIQLHFVPLRHVGTIMRKLAEVELTTREACANTVRNVTACALAGVCPGEVFDVTPYAKTVAYHLLRNPLNQSLPRKFKIAFSGCKQDCALTPIHDVGLLAARNPEGVPGFKMVVGGGLGSTPRLAKVLHEFVPMEELIPAIEAMLKVFDNLGNRKNRSKARMKFVIDKLGFDEFSQRWKETYDAMLQSGATKLGLKTTPYPDDPPLVMPTKSGNGTSTQGNGNRHPHGSSQHEDPSSQEAFDHWCATNVITQRQSSYRTAVVRLPSGDITSEQMFGLADLAERYANGNLRTTINQNIMVRWLPELRLRHFYDELVAHGLGDPGAEGVADIVSCPGTDTCGLGITSSKGLARALAEVFPAGKIAGDLEGVNVKISGCHNSCAQHHIATIGLHGVGKRIGDHVAPVYELHLGGRVNGTAKIAQLIVKVPAKNVPAAVQHLLDLYRRDRKDGESLLAFIDRTGKLRLKDELIPYTILPTYQEDPQFYVDWEGDEEFSVEDLGPGECAGGALEMIDNRILEAEQELYQARLLAEKHQYAFAINKAYRAVVAGAKAILVTEGIDPNTDADTLAEFDKLIVAKGLMPAEYHNLAMTVGDLGNKDASADLTQGKIAFTKGFVDLCRTVSDQIGQDLKLAPAEPGQKSTESTRTVPTSPDKASSPSGVPVYDLRGVACPMNYVKTKLKLEMMDHGEQLEVWLDGGDPIRNVPVSLRNDGHNVLKQEPIDPEEQHFRVVVEKVEL; translated from the coding sequence ATGAACACCTCACCGGTCACCACCCGCCCTCCTGTTCAAACGGTTCCGATACCCCAGGAGATTCTTGAAGAAATAGAAACTTTCGAAGATGAGGTCAATCGCCTGCAATCAGGTGACACTCCAGCCGACGTGTTCAAACCGTTTCGACTCCAATACGGCATTTATGGTCAGCGCCAGGCGGACGTCCAAATGGTCCGGATCAAGATTCCCTTTGGTGGTCTGAACGCCAACCAACTACGACAAGTAGCAGACATTGCGGATACCTTTGCGACCGGCGTGGGACATGTCACGACGCGGCAGGATATTCAACTGCACTTTGTTCCCCTCCGCCACGTTGGCACCATCATGCGAAAACTGGCCGAAGTTGAACTCACCACTCGAGAAGCCTGCGCCAATACCGTCCGGAATGTCACAGCCTGTGCGTTGGCAGGGGTATGCCCCGGGGAAGTTTTTGACGTGACACCCTATGCGAAAACCGTGGCTTATCATTTATTACGGAATCCTCTCAACCAAAGTCTCCCTCGCAAGTTCAAGATTGCATTTTCCGGCTGTAAGCAGGATTGTGCCCTCACCCCCATCCACGATGTCGGGCTTCTGGCTGCTCGCAATCCCGAAGGGGTTCCGGGATTCAAAATGGTCGTTGGAGGCGGCTTGGGGTCCACTCCCCGCCTCGCCAAAGTACTTCATGAGTTCGTTCCCATGGAAGAATTGATTCCCGCCATCGAAGCCATGCTCAAGGTGTTTGATAATTTAGGCAATCGAAAAAATCGAAGCAAAGCCCGGATGAAATTTGTCATTGACAAATTAGGGTTTGATGAATTTTCTCAACGATGGAAAGAGACCTACGATGCCATGTTGCAATCCGGCGCCACCAAACTTGGATTGAAAACGACCCCATATCCCGATGATCCTCCCTTGGTGATGCCGACGAAATCCGGGAACGGCACCTCCACCCAAGGCAATGGGAACAGGCATCCTCATGGCTCATCACAACATGAAGATCCCTCATCTCAAGAGGCGTTCGATCATTGGTGTGCAACCAATGTAATTACGCAACGCCAGTCGAGCTACAGAACAGCGGTGGTGAGACTCCCCTCCGGTGATATCACGTCTGAGCAAATGTTTGGACTGGCCGATCTCGCCGAACGGTATGCCAATGGAAACCTACGTACCACCATCAATCAGAACATCATGGTGCGATGGCTTCCCGAACTGCGTCTCCGGCACTTCTATGACGAACTAGTCGCTCATGGATTGGGGGACCCTGGAGCTGAAGGCGTAGCAGATATCGTCTCCTGCCCAGGGACCGACACCTGCGGACTGGGAATCACCTCTTCCAAGGGACTGGCACGAGCGCTGGCAGAAGTGTTCCCTGCGGGAAAAATCGCAGGTGACCTGGAAGGGGTGAACGTGAAAATCAGTGGCTGCCACAATTCCTGTGCTCAACATCATATCGCCACAATCGGATTGCATGGAGTCGGTAAACGCATTGGAGACCATGTGGCGCCAGTGTATGAATTGCACCTTGGGGGACGGGTCAACGGCACGGCCAAAATTGCCCAACTTATTGTGAAGGTCCCTGCGAAAAACGTTCCCGCTGCCGTCCAGCATCTGCTCGATCTCTACCGCCGGGATAGAAAAGATGGAGAGTCCCTCCTGGCGTTCATTGACCGCACTGGGAAACTTCGACTAAAAGATGAACTGATCCCCTACACCATTCTTCCCACATATCAAGAGGACCCACAATTCTATGTTGACTGGGAAGGCGATGAGGAATTTTCGGTTGAAGACCTCGGACCCGGCGAATGCGCCGGCGGCGCATTGGAGATGATCGACAATCGGATTCTTGAAGCAGAACAGGAACTGTATCAAGCACGCCTGTTGGCTGAAAAACACCAATACGCGTTTGCCATTAACAAAGCCTATCGAGCCGTAGTGGCAGGAGCAAAAGCCATCCTTGTCACAGAAGGGATTGATCCGAATACGGATGCCGACACCTTAGCGGAATTTGACAAGTTGATTGTGGCCAAAGGGCTCATGCCGGCGGAATACCATAATCTAGCCATGACCGTGGGCGATCTGGGGAACAAAGACGCCTCGGCTGACCTGACACAAGGGAAAATCGCCTTTACCAAAGGTTTCGTGGATCTCTGCCGGACCGTTTCGGATCAAATCGGCCAGGACCTCAAGTTGGCTCCGGCTGAACCGGGACAAAAATCCACTGAATCAACCAGGACGGTACCCACGTCACCTGACAAGGCATCATCTCCATCAGGCGTGCCCGTCTATGACCTGCGGGGCGTGGCCTGTCCCATGAATTACGTGAAAACCAAGTTAAAATTAGAAATGATGGATCACGGTGAACAGTTGGAAGTATGGTTGGACGGCGGCGATCCGATTCGCAACGTCCCAGTGAGTCTTCGAAACGATGGGCACAATGTGCTCAAACAGGAGCCCATAGATCCCGAAGAACAGCATTTTCGAGTGGTAGTGGAGAAAGTGGAACTGTAA